A stretch of the Acidobacteriota bacterium genome encodes the following:
- a CDS encoding cbb3-type cytochrome c oxidase subunit I encodes MSSVPAAARPGSAAPVLEHEDKAAFGFILVASLFFVISGLVALIVAGKLNMPTLLGNISWLQYGRLRPLHVNGMLFGWLLAADMGLSFYLIPRLCGVRLWSEKLGMATLYLWVAIVLGAVGTLLAGMTQGLEYAELPFVLDVLVTIAWVMFGLNIVMTVVTRKYQQMYVAIWYIVGGILWTAVVYIVGNFATMFTSGTNQANLNWFYVHNAVGLIFTPLGLGIGYYFIPKASETPLYSHRLSMVGFWSLAFVYVWTGAHHMLHGPISQWLQTVAILFSVMLMIPVWSLVWNFLATMKGQWHQLKDNVPIKFLMTGTIFYLLTCFQGPMHSLRSVNAIVSKTDWIVGHAHMAVLGAFSFFAIGAAYYAIPRMLKTSLHSDKLANATFWLWLIGGLSFFVSLWIGGFLQGLQWNDVTIPFIDTVKFMRPYWLVRLVGGTLMFTGILIFFWNLLMTWTGRRDRAAVAAA; translated from the coding sequence ATGAGCAGCGTCCCGGCCGCGGCCAGACCAGGCAGCGCGGCCCCGGTTCTCGAGCACGAAGACAAGGCCGCATTCGGCTTCATCCTCGTGGCCTCGCTCTTCTTCGTGATCTCGGGCCTCGTGGCCCTGATCGTCGCCGGCAAGCTCAACATGCCGACGCTCCTCGGAAACATCTCGTGGCTGCAGTACGGGCGCCTCCGGCCCCTGCACGTCAACGGGATGCTCTTCGGCTGGCTCCTCGCCGCCGACATGGGGCTGTCCTTCTACCTGATCCCGCGCCTCTGCGGCGTCCGGCTCTGGAGCGAGAAGCTCGGGATGGCGACGCTGTACCTCTGGGTCGCGATCGTTCTCGGCGCCGTCGGCACGCTCCTCGCGGGCATGACGCAGGGCCTCGAGTACGCCGAGCTCCCGTTCGTTCTCGACGTCCTCGTCACGATCGCCTGGGTGATGTTCGGCCTGAACATCGTCATGACCGTCGTGACGCGCAAGTACCAGCAGATGTACGTCGCGATCTGGTACATCGTGGGCGGCATCCTCTGGACGGCCGTCGTCTACATCGTCGGGAACTTCGCGACGATGTTCACGTCGGGCACGAACCAGGCGAACCTGAACTGGTTCTACGTCCACAACGCGGTCGGCCTCATCTTCACGCCGCTCGGCCTCGGGATCGGTTACTACTTCATCCCGAAGGCCTCCGAGACGCCGCTCTACTCGCACCGGCTCTCGATGGTCGGCTTCTGGTCGCTCGCCTTCGTCTACGTGTGGACGGGCGCGCACCACATGCTCCACGGGCCCATCAGCCAGTGGCTGCAGACGGTCGCGATCCTCTTCTCGGTCATGCTCATGATCCCGGTCTGGAGCCTCGTCTGGAACTTCCTCGCGACGATGAAGGGCCAATGGCACCAGCTGAAGGACAACGTCCCGATCAAGTTCCTGATGACGGGCACGATCTTCTACCTCCTGACCTGCTTCCAGGGCCCGATGCACTCCCTGCGCAGCGTCAACGCGATCGTCTCGAAGACGGACTGGATCGTCGGGCACGCCCACATGGCCGTCCTCGGCGCGTTCTCGTTCTTCGCGATCGGCGCGGCGTACTACGCGATCCCGCGGATGCTCAAGACGTCCCTCCACTCCGACAAGCTCGCGAACGCGACGTTCTGGCTGTGGCTCATCGGCGGGCTCTCGTTCTTCGTGTCGCTCTGGATCGGCGGGTTCCTCCAGGGCCTGCAGTGGAACGACGTCACGATCCCGTTCATCGACACGGTGAAGTTCATGAGGCCGTACTGGCTCGTCCGCCTCGTGGGCGGGACGCTCATGTTCACCGGCATCCTGATCTTCTTCTGGAACCTCCTCATGACGTGGACGGGACGGCGCGACCGCGCGGCCGTCGCCGCCGCGTAA
- a CDS encoding c-type cytochrome has protein sequence MDAEQAHGGEEWPWPVLPKALIQSNCVQCHTQSEWPGAPLVNAGRRLFFERACYTCHTIAGLSYGSIGPELSEVGRRRRWEFVKAKIENPRWNNPTSTMPGQDLTDEQRMQLVAFLKAQQGANVSRAPLARFQAAQAERPKWLPLGLIVGHDAEVALATQTPARRGEALLQRVGCLSCHKLDGHDGRVGPELAFTAGQRDETWMLAHFRDPKSVVPGSLMPPYPLPDDIFESLSAYLLSRRVPDVPPEPGKRYEALCARCHGEKGQGNGLIAEYLDPKPRDLTKAAFMRTKTRERLVASLVNGVPGTSMAPWGRVLGGEAGATALVDYVLATWSKNSTAQVPKGRQIPAANPVAYSKESVVRGEEIFLNRCWGCHGKKADGHGPNAEDIVPRPRNLRNAPFVASVSYTRLHESIKYGVQGTAMPAAGFDFSLDDKAIGDLINYITSLTRPAPRSEPAKVAEIRNTSGR, from the coding sequence GTGGACGCCGAGCAGGCCCACGGCGGGGAAGAGTGGCCGTGGCCGGTACTCCCGAAGGCGCTCATCCAGTCCAACTGCGTCCAGTGCCACACGCAGAGCGAGTGGCCGGGAGCGCCGCTCGTGAACGCCGGCCGCCGCCTCTTCTTCGAGCGCGCCTGCTACACGTGCCACACGATCGCGGGCCTCTCCTACGGCTCGATCGGCCCCGAGCTCTCCGAGGTCGGCCGCCGCCGCCGCTGGGAATTCGTGAAGGCCAAGATCGAGAACCCGCGCTGGAACAACCCGACTTCCACGATGCCCGGCCAGGACCTCACGGACGAGCAGCGCATGCAGCTCGTCGCCTTCCTGAAGGCCCAGCAGGGCGCGAACGTCTCTCGCGCGCCGCTCGCGCGGTTCCAGGCCGCCCAGGCCGAGCGCCCGAAGTGGCTGCCGCTGGGGCTCATCGTCGGCCACGACGCCGAGGTCGCCCTCGCGACGCAGACGCCCGCACGTCGCGGAGAAGCCCTTCTCCAGCGCGTCGGCTGCCTGTCCTGCCACAAGCTCGACGGCCACGACGGACGCGTGGGCCCCGAGCTCGCCTTCACGGCGGGCCAGCGCGACGAGACGTGGATGCTCGCGCACTTCCGCGATCCGAAGAGCGTCGTGCCCGGCTCCCTCATGCCGCCGTACCCGCTCCCCGACGACATCTTCGAGTCGCTTTCGGCCTATCTCCTCTCGCGCCGCGTGCCGGACGTGCCGCCCGAGCCCGGGAAGCGCTACGAGGCGCTCTGCGCGCGCTGCCACGGCGAGAAGGGGCAGGGCAACGGCCTGATCGCCGAGTACCTCGACCCGAAGCCGCGCGACCTCACGAAGGCGGCGTTCATGCGGACGAAGACGCGCGAGCGCCTCGTCGCGAGCCTCGTGAACGGCGTGCCCGGCACGAGCATGGCGCCGTGGGGCAGGGTTCTCGGCGGCGAGGCCGGGGCAACCGCGCTCGTCGACTACGTTCTCGCGACGTGGTCGAAGAACTCGACCGCCCAGGTCCCGAAGGGCCGCCAGATCCCGGCGGCGAACCCCGTGGCGTATTCGAAGGAGAGCGTCGTCCGCGGCGAGGAGATCTTCCTGAACCGCTGCTGGGGCTGCCACGGCAAGAAGGCCGACGGCCACGGCCCGAACGCCGAGGACATCGTCCCGCGCCCGCGCAACCTCCGGAACGCGCCGTTCGTCGCGTCGGTTTCGTACACGCGGCTCCACGAGAGCATCAAGTACGGCGTCCAGGGGACGGCGATGCCGGCTGCCGGCTTCGACTTCTCGCTCGACGACAAGGCGATCGGAGACCTCATCAACTACATCACGAGCCTGACCCGGCCCGCTCCGAGGAGCGAGCCGGCGAAGGTCGCCGAAATCCGCAATACGTCAGGGAGGTAA
- a CDS encoding Rieske 2Fe-2S domain-containing protein, translating into MTKPTEAKPSMTMSRRRALTITSVVSLFGANAVAVFSNLLFFKPRVTYGEPSRFRIGKPEAYPPGTRLPMTRQRVTIVRTEAGMCAISNTCTHLGCVIATTEIGFDCPCHGSRFDAEGTVLGGPAPRPLPWFRIALSPNGELEVDTAEAVPAGTFLKV; encoded by the coding sequence ATGACGAAGCCGACCGAGGCCAAGCCGAGCATGACGATGAGCCGCCGGAGAGCGCTGACGATCACGAGCGTCGTCTCCCTCTTCGGCGCGAACGCGGTCGCCGTGTTCTCGAACCTGCTCTTCTTCAAGCCGCGCGTCACGTACGGCGAGCCCTCGCGCTTTCGCATCGGGAAGCCCGAGGCCTATCCGCCCGGGACGCGCCTCCCGATGACGCGCCAGCGCGTCACGATCGTGCGGACCGAGGCCGGCATGTGCGCGATCTCGAACACGTGCACGCACCTCGGCTGCGTGATTGCGACGACCGAGATCGGCTTCGACTGCCCCTGCCACGGCAGCCGGTTCGACGCCGAGGGGACCGTGCTCGGCGGCCCGGCGCCGCGGCCCCTGCCTTGGTTCCGCATTGCGCTCTCGCCGAACGGCGAGCTCGAGGTCGACACGGCCGAGGCCGTGCCCGCCGGAACGTTCCTGAAGGTCTGA
- the ccoS gene encoding cbb3-type cytochrome oxidase assembly protein CcoS, giving the protein MMTITVMLFAAGISMGIAGALAWAWGVRSGQFRDLEKTKEQLFWPDLADDGGDGKGPNTEPRRRT; this is encoded by the coding sequence ATGATGACCATAACGGTAATGTTATTTGCGGCCGGAATCTCCATGGGGATCGCCGGCGCGCTCGCGTGGGCGTGGGGCGTCCGCAGCGGACAGTTCCGCGACCTCGAGAAAACCAAGGAACAGCTTTTCTGGCCCGATCTCGCCGACGACGGCGGCGACGGGAAAGGTCCGAACACCGAACCGCGGAGGCGGACATGA
- a CDS encoding MerR family transcriptional regulator, with amino-acid sequence MAEANGSGGETRYKIGDVCRIADVQPYVLRYWESEFPVLAPDKSIPGPRTYSARELKLIEQIKRLLYDEGYTIAGAKKRLESEGSGKAESKDAGADTNPAVAPIPEAPKPAKAEKPRPPRPPKAAAPTFTEASAVELPAPETTQPIEVPAAVPLAPADDRVPRAVAELQEILALLSRSEP; translated from the coding sequence ATGGCCGAAGCGAACGGTTCCGGCGGCGAAACTCGTTACAAGATCGGGGATGTCTGCCGCATCGCGGACGTTCAGCCCTACGTGCTCCGCTACTGGGAGTCCGAGTTCCCGGTCCTCGCACCCGACAAGTCCATTCCCGGCCCCCGCACGTACAGCGCGCGCGAGCTGAAGCTCATCGAGCAGATCAAGCGTCTGCTCTACGACGAGGGCTACACGATCGCCGGCGCCAAGAAGCGCCTCGAGAGCGAGGGGAGCGGGAAGGCCGAGTCGAAGGACGCCGGCGCGGACACGAATCCCGCGGTCGCGCCGATTCCCGAGGCGCCGAAGCCCGCGAAGGCCGAAAAACCACGCCCGCCCCGTCCCCCGAAGGCCGCCGCGCCGACGTTCACCGAAGCCTCGGCCGTCGAGCTGCCCGCGCCGGAAACCACGCAGCCCATCGAAGTTCCCGCGGCCGTTCCGCTGGCCCCGGCGGACGACCGGGTGCCGCGCGCCGTGGCCGAGCTGCAGGAAATCCTCGCCCTTCTCTCGCGGTCCGAGCCCTGA